The Achromobacter pestifer genome includes a region encoding these proteins:
- a CDS encoding tripartite tricarboxylate transporter permease, whose protein sequence is MEIFNNLMHGFSVAFALDNLMWAMFGVFMGNLIGVLPGMGVLAAISILLPLTYTMTPTAALVMLSGIYYGSQYGGGITSIMLNLPGTASHAVACLDGNPLARNGRAGSALFMLMFSSFCGASVGILAMILFSPMLVDVAFKFGPAEYFSMMMLGLLAGATLAKGSAIKGVAMVVVGLLLGVVGTDVNTGTMRFHFGILELSDGLQIVALAMGLFGVADFLKNINRIGGDAKVTTAKISMKSMRPEAGDIKQSRGALVRGTAIGAAFGILPGTGPTIASFISYATEKKVARDPRRFGRGAIEGIAGPEAATSASTQTSFIPTMSLGIPGDPVMALMLGALIIHGIQPGPQMMVEHADMFWGLIASFWVGNVLLLLLNLPLIGMWVRLLTVPFRYLFPAALFFVCVGVYSTNNNLFDVAMVTLFGAAGYALIRLRFEPAPLLLGFVLGPMVEENFRRALLLSRGDLAIFVSRPISLGFVVACVGLIALLVASAMRQRKQRAGLAQVESSV, encoded by the coding sequence ATGGAAATCTTCAACAACCTGATGCATGGGTTCTCCGTCGCCTTCGCGCTGGACAACCTGATGTGGGCCATGTTCGGCGTGTTCATGGGCAACCTGATCGGCGTGCTGCCGGGCATGGGCGTGCTGGCCGCGATATCCATCCTGCTGCCGCTGACCTACACCATGACGCCCACGGCGGCGCTGGTGATGCTGTCGGGCATCTACTACGGTTCGCAGTATGGCGGGGGCATCACCTCCATCATGCTGAACTTGCCCGGCACGGCCTCGCATGCGGTGGCCTGCCTGGACGGCAATCCGCTGGCGCGCAACGGCCGCGCTGGCTCGGCGCTGTTCATGCTGATGTTCTCGTCGTTCTGCGGCGCGTCGGTCGGCATCCTGGCGATGATCCTGTTCTCGCCCATGCTGGTGGACGTGGCCTTCAAGTTCGGCCCCGCCGAGTACTTCTCCATGATGATGCTGGGCCTGCTGGCCGGCGCCACCTTGGCCAAGGGGTCGGCAATCAAGGGGGTAGCGATGGTGGTGGTGGGCCTGCTGCTGGGCGTGGTGGGCACCGACGTCAACACCGGCACGATGCGCTTTCACTTCGGCATCCTGGAGCTGTCCGACGGCTTGCAGATCGTGGCGCTGGCCATGGGCCTGTTCGGCGTGGCGGACTTCCTGAAGAACATCAACCGCATCGGCGGCGACGCCAAGGTGACCACCGCCAAGATCAGCATGAAGTCGATGCGGCCAGAAGCCGGCGACATCAAGCAGTCGCGCGGCGCGCTGGTGCGCGGCACGGCCATCGGCGCGGCTTTCGGCATCCTGCCGGGCACCGGCCCCACCATCGCCTCGTTCATTTCCTATGCGACGGAAAAGAAGGTGGCGCGCGACCCGCGCCGCTTCGGCCGCGGCGCCATCGAGGGCATCGCCGGACCGGAAGCGGCCACCAGCGCCTCGACGCAGACCAGCTTCATTCCCACCATGAGCCTGGGCATCCCGGGCGACCCGGTGATGGCGCTGATGCTGGGCGCGCTGATCATCCACGGCATCCAGCCGGGTCCGCAGATGATGGTGGAGCACGCCGACATGTTCTGGGGGCTGATCGCCAGCTTCTGGGTGGGCAATGTCTTGTTGCTGCTGTTGAACCTGCCGCTGATCGGCATGTGGGTGCGGCTGTTGACGGTGCCGTTCCGCTACCTGTTCCCGGCGGCGCTGTTCTTCGTCTGCGTGGGCGTCTACAGCACCAACAACAATCTGTTCGACGTGGCCATGGTGACCTTGTTCGGCGCGGCGGGCTATGCGCTGATCCGTCTGCGCTTCGAGCCCGCGCCGCTGTTGCTGGGCTTCGTGCTCGGCCCCATGGTGGAAGAGAACTTCCGCCGCGCCCTGCTGCTGTCGCGCGGCGACCTGGCGATCTTCGTCTCGCGGCCCATCAGCCTGGGCTTCGTGGTGGCGTGCGTGGGGCTGATTGCGCTACTGGTGGCGTCGGCCATGCGCCAGCGCAAGCAGCGCGCGGGCCTGGCGCAAGTGGAGTCTTCCGTCTGA
- a CDS encoding tripartite tricarboxylate transporter TctB family protein: MQSKRSAARREAWAAGTMIVLGLGAIAQASTYNIGSLARMGPGMFPAILGVLLVLLGLMIARMAAAPAAVEEDSEDEAPPDWRGWGCIIGGLMTFILVGKYGGLVPATFALVFISAMGDRQHTPRSAALLAAGVTVLGVAVFSWALQLQFPLFRWG; the protein is encoded by the coding sequence ATGCAATCCAAACGCAGCGCCGCGCGGCGCGAGGCCTGGGCGGCCGGCACGATGATCGTGCTGGGCCTGGGCGCCATCGCGCAGGCATCCACCTACAACATCGGCAGCCTGGCGCGCATGGGGCCGGGGATGTTCCCCGCCATCCTGGGCGTGCTGCTGGTCCTGCTGGGCCTGATGATCGCGCGCATGGCCGCGGCGCCCGCGGCCGTGGAGGAAGACAGCGAAGACGAAGCGCCGCCCGACTGGCGCGGCTGGGGCTGCATCATCGGCGGACTCATGACCTTCATCCTGGTGGGCAAATACGGCGGCCTGGTGCCCGCGACCTTTGCGCTGGTCTTCATCTCTGCCATGGGCGACCGCCAGCACACGCCGCGCAGCGCGGCGCTGCTGGCGGCCGGCGTCACGGTGCTGGGCGTGGCGGTTTTCTCCTGGGCGCTGCAGCTGCAGTTCCCGCTGTTCCGCTGGGGTTGA
- a CDS encoding GFA family protein translates to MIQRSIEGGCDCGAVRYRLASPPMFVHCCHCTLCQRHSGTAFAMNAVIESDRVHSLGEVRRHPADKNANDGETVVVVRCAACLGLLWSHHPGYGETVALIYAGTLDRAADFPPGAHCFVRSKHPWVGIPDDVPAAEAFYDMDACWPLAAKQRLDAALAGSPRKPWTPKG, encoded by the coding sequence GTGATCCAGCGCTCCATCGAAGGCGGCTGCGATTGCGGCGCGGTCCGCTATCGCCTCGCCAGCCCGCCCATGTTCGTGCATTGCTGCCACTGCACCCTGTGCCAGCGGCACTCCGGCACCGCCTTCGCGATGAACGCGGTGATCGAATCCGACCGCGTGCACAGCCTGGGCGAGGTGCGCCGCCATCCCGCCGACAAGAACGCCAATGACGGCGAAACCGTCGTGGTCGTGCGGTGCGCGGCCTGCCTCGGCCTGCTGTGGAGCCATCATCCCGGCTATGGCGAAACGGTGGCGCTGATCTACGCAGGCACGCTGGACCGCGCCGCCGATTTCCCGCCCGGCGCGCATTGCTTCGTGCGCTCCAAGCACCCGTGGGTAGGCATACCGGACGACGTGCCGGCGGCCGAGGCGTTCTACGACATGGACGCCTGCTGGCCCTTGGCCGCGAAGCAGCGCCTGGACGCCGCACTGGCCGGCAGCCCGCGCAAGCCCTGGACGCCAAAAGGCTGA
- a CDS encoding sensor domain-containing diguanylate cyclase translates to MRINLRGLVLALTVFSALAATANALYASYRVQREQLIANTLEANRVYAAKLAESANTFLDSALQQLEYSARHVAWRFDAPELLSAEVARLRDQTDSFNSVAIIRADGVMVAASQAIRSFQGTRVDNAGSRMALQTRKPLISKPYVSVAGNLLINVSYPIHTQAGVYLGYVSGTIYLRNEGALHNLLGKHPYQDGSYLYVVDSEGRLIYHAENARVGEDVTSNPVVAAVMRGEDGAQRLINTRGVDMLAGYAHVSRSGWGVIAQRPALATLEPLHDLIWALIRYAAPFALLFLLAIWWCARKISQPLSQLATNVEHRDMAVAMQRVRSVKAWYFEAQRLKLAVIRSYSNLQDKIGKLSQASITDPLTGLRNRRGTRQAVDALQAAETPFAVIALDIDHFKRVNDTYGHTAGDAVIQGVAQLMRDCSRPTDILCRNGGEEFLILLPGVGVKEAAGMAERLRKKTEAHRLSGTLEITVSAGVAQWPAGGADVEMVFQAADAALYAAKQQGRNQVVTHAA, encoded by the coding sequence ATGCGAATCAACCTACGCGGGCTGGTGCTTGCGCTCACCGTATTCAGCGCGCTTGCCGCTACTGCCAACGCGCTGTATGCCAGCTATCGCGTGCAGCGCGAACAGCTCATCGCCAATACGCTGGAAGCCAACCGGGTCTACGCCGCCAAGCTGGCCGAAAGCGCCAATACTTTCCTGGATTCGGCGCTGCAGCAGCTGGAGTACAGCGCCCGCCACGTCGCCTGGCGCTTCGATGCCCCGGAACTCCTGAGCGCCGAGGTTGCGCGCCTGCGCGATCAGACGGACAGCTTCAACTCGGTCGCCATCATCCGCGCCGACGGCGTCATGGTGGCCGCCAGCCAGGCCATCCGCAGCTTCCAGGGAACGCGGGTCGACAACGCCGGCAGCCGCATGGCGCTGCAGACGCGCAAACCCCTGATCAGCAAGCCCTATGTGTCGGTCGCCGGCAACCTGCTGATCAACGTTTCGTACCCCATCCATACACAGGCTGGGGTCTACCTGGGCTACGTGTCGGGCACCATCTACCTGCGCAACGAGGGCGCCCTGCACAATCTGCTGGGCAAGCATCCCTACCAGGACGGTTCCTATCTGTATGTGGTGGATAGCGAGGGGCGGCTGATCTATCACGCCGAGAATGCGCGCGTCGGCGAGGACGTCACCAGCAATCCCGTGGTGGCCGCGGTGATGCGCGGGGAAGACGGCGCGCAGCGCCTGATCAATACGCGCGGGGTGGACATGCTGGCCGGCTATGCCCACGTCTCGCGCAGCGGCTGGGGCGTGATCGCCCAACGTCCCGCGCTGGCCACGCTGGAACCCTTGCACGATCTCATCTGGGCGTTGATCCGCTACGCGGCGCCCTTCGCTCTGCTATTCCTGCTGGCCATCTGGTGGTGCGCGCGCAAGATTTCGCAGCCGCTGTCGCAACTGGCGACCAACGTCGAACACCGCGACATGGCGGTGGCGATGCAGCGGGTGCGGTCGGTGAAAGCCTGGTACTTCGAGGCCCAGCGCCTCAAGCTTGCCGTGATCCGCAGCTATAGCAATCTGCAGGACAAGATCGGCAAGCTCAGCCAGGCCAGCATCACCGATCCCCTGACCGGGCTGCGCAACCGCCGCGGCACGCGGCAGGCAGTGGACGCGCTGCAGGCGGCCGAAACGCCTTTCGCCGTGATCGCGCTGGACATCGACCACTTCAAGCGGGTCAACGATACCTACGGCCACACGGCGGGCGACGCAGTGATCCAGGGCGTGGCGCAATTGATGCGGGACTGTTCGCGCCCGACCGACATACTCTGCCGCAACGGCGGCGAGGAGTTCCTGATTCTGCTGCCCGGCGTGGGCGTGAAAGAGGCGGCGGGCATGGCCGAACGCCTGCGGAAAAAGACGGAGGCGCACCGCCTGAGCGGCACGCTGGAGATCACGGTGTCAGCCGGCGTGGCGCAATGGCCGGCGGGCGGCGCGGACGTGGAGATGGTCTTCCAGGCCGCCGATGCCGCGCTGTACGCGGCCAAACAGCAGGGGCGCAACCAGGTCGTGACGCACGCGGCCTAG
- a CDS encoding site-specific integrase, with translation MNQLKLQAPLPALDPLTLDAQADAAASALMREGSSANTVASYRAAIRYWTAWYELRYARPFALPLQEAAVIQFVVDHAQRSTEQGLKWELPLALDQELVRLKAKGRLGAPSLNTLLQRISVLSKAHELHGHPNPCRAAAVRELLARTRRAYARRGVAPAKKVALTREPLEAMLATCDESLRGLRDRALLLFAWASGGRRRSEVVRATMENTRRTADGFLFALAHSKTNQAGAARANDQKPIVGVAARALDAWLRASGITQGPLFLRVRRGDVLGEPLAAAALRDIVMERCRLAGLEGEFSAHSLRSGFVTEAGRRNVPLGDTMAMTGHASVATVMGYFRAGAAAESPAARLLDEPDAPRG, from the coding sequence ATGAATCAGCTGAAATTGCAGGCGCCGCTGCCCGCGCTGGACCCGCTCACCCTGGACGCCCAGGCCGATGCCGCGGCCAGCGCCCTGATGCGTGAAGGCAGCTCGGCCAACACGGTCGCCAGCTACCGCGCCGCCATCCGCTACTGGACCGCCTGGTACGAATTGCGCTATGCCCGCCCCTTTGCCCTGCCCTTGCAGGAGGCCGCGGTAATCCAGTTCGTGGTCGACCATGCGCAGCGTTCAACCGAACAGGGCCTGAAATGGGAATTGCCGCTGGCGCTGGACCAGGAACTGGTGCGGCTCAAGGCCAAAGGCAGGCTGGGCGCGCCCAGCCTCAACACGCTGTTGCAGCGCATCTCCGTGCTATCCAAAGCGCACGAGCTGCACGGCCATCCCAACCCCTGCCGCGCGGCCGCGGTCCGCGAATTGCTTGCCCGGACCCGCCGCGCCTACGCACGGCGCGGCGTGGCGCCCGCCAAGAAGGTGGCGCTGACGCGCGAACCGCTGGAGGCCATGCTGGCCACCTGCGACGAGTCCCTGCGCGGATTGCGCGACCGCGCCCTGCTGCTGTTCGCCTGGGCCAGCGGCGGGCGCAGGCGCTCCGAAGTCGTGCGCGCCACGATGGAAAACACGCGCCGCACGGCGGATGGTTTTCTGTTTGCACTGGCGCATTCCAAGACCAACCAGGCGGGCGCTGCCCGCGCCAACGACCAGAAGCCCATCGTCGGCGTGGCGGCGCGGGCGCTCGATGCCTGGCTGCGCGCCAGCGGCATCACCCAAGGCCCGCTGTTCCTGCGCGTGCGGCGCGGTGATGTGCTGGGCGAACCGCTGGCCGCCGCGGCGCTGCGGGACATCGTGATGGAACGCTGCCGGCTGGCCGGCCTGGAGGGCGAATTTTCGGCGCACAGCCTGCGTTCGGGCTTCGTGACCGAGGCCGGACGGCGCAACGTGCCGCTGGGCGACACCATGGCCATGACTGGGCATGCCAGCGTGGCCACCGTCATGGGCTACTTCCGCGCGGGAGCGGCCGCCGAATCGCCCGCGGCCCGCCTGCTGGATGAGCCGGACGCCCCGCGCGGGTAA
- a CDS encoding DNA-binding protein, translated as MATGITETDVWTAADALLLEGARPTIERVRQKIGRGSPNTVSPYLETWFRSLGARIKDPGAFAAPAAVPDPVALAAAHFWEAALSEARAQQEQAYRGRWEELAREGEQLASDAEQLQLREAQLAHREQDLQETLRVATSQLAAAEDRLQAAEQQLRQRDEQLKRIQLQLEDARHATQAALAEGDRIRAQHAQALDALETRHTAHERRWLNELDSERGAIKRLQARLDEAQAASQQQAAQARKALEQEQDQRRQAEREAQALRAEAQALQVRQQAEQAAADTARAAARDREGALASRLEAAEQRSSDSLAQLKAKDEQLGELTRHLMAQVQRQDAGLAPPEPAQP; from the coding sequence ATGGCCACCGGAATTACCGAAACTGACGTCTGGACCGCCGCCGACGCCTTGCTGCTGGAGGGCGCGCGGCCCACCATCGAACGTGTGCGGCAAAAGATCGGGCGGGGCTCGCCCAATACCGTCAGCCCCTATCTGGAAACCTGGTTCAGGTCGTTGGGCGCGCGCATCAAGGATCCCGGCGCCTTCGCAGCGCCCGCGGCCGTGCCCGACCCGGTAGCGCTGGCGGCCGCCCATTTCTGGGAAGCCGCCTTGTCCGAAGCCCGCGCCCAACAGGAGCAGGCCTACCGCGGCCGCTGGGAAGAGCTGGCGCGGGAAGGGGAGCAATTGGCGTCAGATGCGGAACAGCTGCAACTGCGCGAAGCCCAGCTTGCCCATCGCGAACAGGATCTGCAGGAAACGCTCAGGGTGGCCACTTCCCAATTGGCCGCCGCCGAAGACCGGCTGCAAGCGGCCGAACAGCAGCTGCGGCAGCGCGACGAACAGCTCAAGCGCATCCAGCTGCAACTGGAAGACGCGCGCCACGCCACCCAGGCCGCCCTGGCGGAAGGCGACAGGATCCGCGCCCAGCATGCCCAGGCGCTCGACGCGCTGGAGACCCGCCACACCGCCCACGAGCGCCGCTGGCTGAACGAGCTGGACAGCGAACGCGGCGCAATCAAACGCTTGCAGGCGCGGCTGGATGAAGCGCAGGCCGCCAGCCAGCAGCAGGCGGCGCAGGCGCGCAAGGCGCTGGAGCAGGAACAGGATCAGCGGCGTCAGGCGGAACGGGAGGCGCAGGCCCTGCGCGCCGAAGCCCAGGCCCTGCAAGTACGCCAGCAGGCCGAGCAGGCCGCGGCCGACACGGCCCGGGCGGCGGCGCGTGACCGCGAGGGGGCGCTGGCATCCCGGCTCGAAGCCGCCGAACAGCGCTCGTCCGACTCCCTTGCGCAGCTGAAGGCGAAGGACGAGCAATTGGGCGAACTGACCCGGCATCTGATGGCGCAAGTCCAGCGGCAGGACGCGGGGCTCGCGCCGCCCGAACCCGCCCAGCCCTAG
- a CDS encoding transglycosylase SLT domain-containing protein, with protein sequence MSFRVIASMLCALLLWLPPSPGYAQPAKGKTDPLALAYNMKPWIGDFDGMVKRRQVRVLVPYNKTLYFLDKGGTQRGIITDMMTEFENDLNRQLKNKNIRVYVVFLPTSRERLIPDLLAGKGDIIAANLTVTEERKKLVDFSTPLASGVREIVVASPGAPELKSLDDLAGQEIFINPVSSYYGSVKKLNADLQARGLKPAIIRDAPGTFETDDILEMASADLVKYTVADRYLANFWKQIFPQIRVYENLEVDSGNDIAFAFRKDSPKLAAALNPFMEKNRVGTSFGNQQLTKYLKSVKWVKAATDPEEIEKFHRLADFFRKYGDQYNIDWLLMMAQGYQESRLDQGAKSSVGAIGVMQIMPATGKELQVGDIRREEYNIHAGVKYIRFMIDQYYAKEPMTDLNRGLFAFAAYNAGPGRINQLRKEATAKGLDPNVWFDNVERVAAERIGRETVQYVSNIYKYYIAYTLIRAQGAGDGAGAPR encoded by the coding sequence ATGTCATTTCGCGTGATTGCCTCGATGCTTTGCGCGCTGTTGCTGTGGTTGCCTCCCTCGCCTGGGTACGCCCAGCCGGCGAAGGGCAAAACCGACCCGCTGGCGCTGGCCTACAACATGAAGCCCTGGATCGGGGATTTCGACGGCATGGTCAAGCGCCGCCAGGTCCGGGTGCTGGTGCCCTATAACAAGACGCTGTACTTCCTGGACAAGGGCGGCACCCAGCGCGGCATCATCACGGACATGATGACCGAGTTCGAGAACGACCTGAACCGGCAGCTCAAGAACAAGAACATCCGCGTCTACGTGGTGTTTCTGCCGACCTCCCGCGAGCGCCTGATTCCGGACCTGCTGGCAGGCAAGGGCGACATCATCGCGGCCAACCTGACGGTCACCGAAGAGCGCAAGAAATTGGTGGACTTTTCCACGCCGCTGGCTTCGGGGGTGCGCGAGATCGTCGTGGCCTCGCCCGGCGCGCCGGAACTGAAATCGCTGGACGACCTGGCCGGGCAGGAGATCTTCATCAACCCGGTCAGCAGCTACTACGGCAGCGTCAAGAAACTCAATGCGGACCTGCAGGCCCGGGGCCTCAAACCCGCCATCATCCGCGACGCGCCCGGCACCTTCGAGACCGACGACATCCTGGAAATGGCCAGCGCCGACCTGGTCAAGTACACCGTCGCCGACCGCTATCTGGCCAACTTCTGGAAGCAGATCTTCCCGCAGATCCGGGTCTATGAAAACCTGGAGGTCGACAGCGGCAACGACATCGCTTTCGCCTTCCGCAAGGATTCGCCCAAGCTCGCGGCGGCGCTCAACCCCTTCATGGAAAAGAACCGCGTCGGCACCTCGTTTGGCAACCAGCAGCTGACCAAGTACCTGAAGTCAGTGAAATGGGTGAAGGCGGCCACCGACCCCGAGGAAATCGAGAAATTCCACCGCCTGGCGGACTTCTTCCGCAAGTACGGGGATCAATACAACATAGACTGGCTGCTGATGATGGCCCAGGGCTACCAGGAGTCCCGGCTGGACCAGGGCGCCAAGAGCTCGGTCGGGGCGATCGGCGTCATGCAGATCATGCCGGCCACCGGCAAGGAACTGCAGGTGGGCGATATCCGGCGCGAGGAATACAACATCCATGCCGGCGTCAAATACATCCGCTTCATGATCGACCAGTACTACGCCAAGGAGCCCATGACGGACCTGAACCGGGGGCTGTTCGCCTTTGCGGCCTACAACGCGGGGCCGGGCCGGATCAATCAGCTGCGCAAGGAGGCCACGGCCAAGGGGCTGGATCCGAATGTCTGGTTCGACAACGTCGAGCGCGTGGCGGCCGAGCGCATCGGGCGCGAAACGGTGCAGTATGTGAGCAACATCTACAAGTACTACATCGCCTATACGCTGATCCGCGCGCAGGGCGCAGGCGACGGCGCGGGCGCCCCGCGCTAG
- the ydiK gene encoding AI-2E family transporter YdiK: MNPLPRQTVDLARIILVIVILAGLMAGSLYILRPFLPGLVWATTIVVATWPVMLAIQRYCGGRRWLGTLTMLVMLLFVIVLPLYEVISTLALHSTAIMAAVKSLPDYALLAPPAWVHGIPLVGPKIAQEWQTLSDAGAGGLLARLEPYLTSAAAWLLGHAAIVGAFMMHMLITVIVAGILYTKGEVAVDFVRRFFNRLAGQRGLAAVKLAGQAIRAVALGIVVTAVVQSGLGGLGLWIAGVPAAGILTALMVMLCLAQLGPFLPMLAGVVWLFQNDMKLAAAVLLVWAVLVAMLDNLLRPLLIKRGVNLSLLLILVGVLGGLFAFGIVGLFIGPVILAVTHTLVKAWIDEVPPPAALGADAEPGETPAERAGFPPV, encoded by the coding sequence TTGAATCCTCTTCCACGCCAGACGGTCGATCTCGCCCGCATCATTCTCGTCATCGTGATCCTGGCCGGCCTGATGGCAGGCAGCCTCTACATCCTGCGCCCGTTCCTGCCCGGCCTGGTCTGGGCAACCACCATTGTCGTGGCGACGTGGCCGGTCATGCTGGCCATCCAGCGCTACTGCGGCGGGCGGCGCTGGCTGGGCACCCTGACGATGCTGGTCATGCTGCTGTTCGTCATCGTGTTGCCGCTCTATGAGGTGATCTCGACCCTGGCGCTGCACAGCACCGCAATCATGGCCGCGGTCAAGAGCCTGCCCGACTACGCGCTGCTGGCTCCACCCGCCTGGGTCCACGGCATTCCGCTGGTCGGCCCCAAGATCGCGCAGGAATGGCAGACCCTGTCCGACGCGGGCGCCGGCGGCTTGCTGGCCAGGCTGGAACCCTATCTGACCAGCGCGGCGGCCTGGCTGCTGGGACATGCCGCCATCGTCGGCGCCTTCATGATGCACATGCTGATCACGGTGATCGTGGCCGGCATTCTCTATACCAAGGGTGAAGTGGCGGTCGACTTCGTGCGCCGCTTCTTCAACCGGCTGGCGGGCCAACGCGGCCTGGCGGCGGTCAAGCTTGCCGGGCAGGCGATACGCGCCGTGGCGCTGGGCATCGTCGTCACCGCCGTGGTGCAGTCCGGCCTGGGCGGCCTCGGCCTGTGGATCGCGGGCGTGCCGGCGGCCGGCATCCTCACCGCGCTGATGGTGATGCTGTGCCTGGCGCAGCTTGGGCCTTTCCTGCCCATGCTGGCCGGCGTGGTCTGGCTGTTCCAGAACGACATGAAGCTGGCGGCTGCGGTGCTGCTGGTCTGGGCGGTGCTGGTGGCGATGCTGGACAACCTGTTGCGGCCGCTGCTCATCAAGCGCGGGGTCAACCTGTCCCTGCTGCTGATCCTGGTGGGCGTGCTGGGCGGATTGTTCGCCTTCGGCATCGTGGGCCTGTTCATCGGTCCGGTGATCCTCGCGGTGACCCATACGCTGGTCAAGGCCTGGATCGACGAAGTGCCGCCGCCCGCCGCGCTGGGCGCCGACGCAGAGCCCGGCGAGACGCCCGCTGAACGTGCCGGATTCCCGCCGGTCTGA
- a CDS encoding RNA pseudouridine synthase, with protein MSESVRLAKRLAAELPCSRGDAERYIEGGWAAVDGKRVEEPGFRVAPGQSVGLLPGARLEEARPVTILLHKPAGLYASDEPGSARDLILPENLMPGDRSGQRYLNRMFNGLKLVTPLERAASGLIVYTQEYPVARKLVEEGRYVEQEYVAQVSGQLSAADLARLQRGMAYDGRAATPMKVSWQNETHLRFALKTAAPGFIEYACDAFGLRLQALRRIRIGRLPMAGLDLGQWRYRLDYERF; from the coding sequence ATGAGCGAAAGCGTACGCCTGGCCAAGCGCTTGGCCGCCGAACTGCCGTGCTCGCGTGGCGATGCGGAACGCTACATAGAAGGCGGCTGGGCCGCCGTGGACGGCAAGCGGGTCGAAGAGCCCGGATTCCGGGTCGCGCCCGGCCAGTCGGTGGGCCTGCTGCCCGGCGCGCGCCTGGAAGAGGCACGTCCCGTGACCATCCTGCTGCACAAGCCCGCCGGCCTTTACGCCAGTGATGAGCCCGGGTCCGCGCGCGATCTGATCCTGCCCGAGAACCTGATGCCTGGCGACCGTTCGGGCCAGCGCTATCTGAATCGCATGTTCAACGGCCTGAAGCTCGTCACGCCGCTGGAGCGCGCGGCCAGCGGCCTGATCGTCTACACGCAGGAATACCCGGTGGCGCGCAAGCTGGTGGAAGAGGGGCGCTATGTGGAGCAGGAATACGTGGCCCAGGTGTCCGGCCAGCTCAGCGCCGCCGACCTGGCGCGCCTGCAGCGCGGCATGGCCTATGACGGCCGCGCCGCCACGCCCATGAAAGTCAGTTGGCAGAACGAGACCCACCTGCGCTTCGCCCTGAAGACGGCCGCGCCCGGATTCATCGAATACGCCTGCGATGCGTTTGGATTGCGCCTGCAGGCCCTGCGCCGCATTCGCATCGGGCGCCTGCCCATGGCGGGCCTAGACCTCGGACAGTGGCGCTACCGCCTGGATTACGAACGCTTCTGA